Part of the Pyramidobacter piscolens W5455 genome is shown below.
GATCTTCGGTCCGCTCGATCCCTGGGCGGCCGCGGCGACGGCCAGCGCGGCGCGGCGCGAGAAATCGAGCGCCTTCAGTTCGGGACGCAGGGCGTAAAGGCTGGCCTCGTCCCATTGGGGAGCGTCCTTCGGCGCCGCGTTCCTGTTCGGCTCCGGCAGATCAAATTTCGAGCGCAGCTCGGTGCCGACGGCGCGTTCGAGAGCGCGCCAGCGCACGTCTACGGCGTTTTTGGCGGAGATCACGTTCAGCTCGCCGTTGGATACGTCGACTTCCACGCGCAGCACTTCGTCCTGAGCGACGACGCCGTACTTGAAAAAGTTCCTGACCTGCGACAGATGCTCTTTGGAGAGCGCGAGCACCTCTTCGGCCACGCCCAGCTTGGCGCGGGCGCGCTGGAGGTTGTAATAGGAAACGAGCACGGCGTTTTCCACGGCCTGGCCGGTGCGGACTTCGCGGGTCTGGATGCCGCGGAAGGCCATTTTGCGCGCGGCGATCGTATTCTCGGCGGCGCCGCTGCTGAAAATCAGCCACTGCACGCCGAGCGCGGCCTGATACGCCTCTTCGAAGGAGTTGAGGGCGTAACCTATCGGGATGCTGTGGCCGGGTTCCCCTTGATAGGCCGGTATCGCTCCCTCTTCGCCCTGCCACGCCCCGGCGAGCGTGGCGTACAGCTTGGGCAGTTTGTCGGCGCGGGCCTGGGCGATCTGCTGCCGGGCCTGTTCGATGCGGGCTTCGGCGGCAGCCAGCGAGGGATTGTTCGCGCAAGCCAGTTCGAGAGCCGTCTCCGTCGTCAGCACGGAACGTTCGGGGCGTTCCGACGCGCGGCCGTCTTTCGCCGCGGCCGGAACGGCCAGCGCGGCGGCGGCCAGAAGAGCGGCGATCGTTTTCTTGTACACGGGCATCAGCCTCCTGATCGGTCGGGCTTCTTCACGCCCGACGAAAGATGCGCTGCCGTCATTATACATAAATTTGCCGGAATCAAGAAGCCGCAACGGCGAATTTGTTCAGTCCCGGCGGCCCGGCCGACGAAAAAAACGCCTCGCCGTTGCAGGCGGGGCGTCCGTGTGAATTTTTTTTGCTATGCCAGGGCGGCCTTGAAGACTTTTTCCACGTCGGCTTTCTCGGCGTGTCCTTCGTGAACTTTCTCGCCGTCCACGAAGAAGGTTGGCACGTAATAGTAATCGTATTTTGCGGCGACGTCGGGCTGTTTCTTCTCGTCGATCATCTCGAACGGGACGGCCGCGTACTCGGGATGCTCGGCCTTGAGCTCGTCGAGGCACTTGCGGGCCAGCTTGCAGTGAGGGCAGCTTTCGAACATGAACATGGTGATCTTTTTCATCGTGAGGTTCCTCCTTGATTTTAATGAAGCGAGAATTTACTTGAAACCTAAAACTCGTAAAGAACTTCCACACCTTTGGGCAATTTCGAACCGTCCAGCAGCGGCAGAGGATCCAAGGCCACGCCGCCGCTGAAAAGGCCGAGGTGGAGGTGCGGCCCGGTGACGCGCCCCGTCGCGCCGGAAAGGGCGAGCGCGTCGCCGGCTTTCACTTTCTGGCCGGCTTTGACGAGGTTCTTCGACAAATGGAAATAGACGGACAGCACGCCGCCGCCATGATCCACGTAAACGGCGCCGCCGGAAAAATAATGAGAACCTTCAAGCACGACCGTGCCGTCGGCGATCGCCGCGACCGGCGTGCCGACGGCGGCGCGCAGGTCGAGGCCGCCATGGCCGCCGCGAGGCACGCCGTTATAGACGCGGAAGCCGCCGAAAAGAGCGGTGGGGATCCCCGGCACGGGACGCGCGTAGCGGCGCGGCAGCACGCCGCCTTTGCTGCGCGTCGCCAGCGCTTTCCGCACGAGCTGGCGCTCTTTGGCGATGCGGCTCAACTCCGACTGGGGCGGAGTGACCATTTTCGGCGCGACCGTAAGCACTTGTTTGGGATAACGGTAGCCG
Proteins encoded:
- a CDS encoding TolC family protein; protein product: MPVYKKTIAALLAAAALAVPAAAKDGRASERPERSVLTTETALELACANNPSLAAAEARIEQARQQIAQARADKLPKLYATLAGAWQGEEGAIPAYQGEPGHSIPIGYALNSFEEAYQAALGVQWLIFSSGAAENTIAARKMAFRGIQTREVRTGQAVENAVLVSYYNLQRARAKLGVAEEVLALSKEHLSQVRNFFKYGVVAQDEVLRVEVDVSNGELNVISAKNAVDVRWRALERAVGTELRSKFDLPEPNRNAAPKDAPQWDEASLYALRPELKALDFSRRAALAVAAAAQGSSGPKIVAGGEAFAQGRDFWPDGLDTWKLSLSLRWDFYDGGKARAQVKEYKARAQELLAQIEDVKRQVALEVSSAQLNFESARQRIDVASRQVASAKEDYRMALLRYKSNVGTNLDVLDARTALTNARTQLVDAVYDMNSSRADLDYALGLSERFKLPDGVSFAAEGRHGAKK
- a CDS encoding glutaredoxin family protein: MKKITMFMFESCPHCKLARKCLDELKAEHPEYAAVPFEMIDEKKQPDVAAKYDYYYVPTFFVDGEKVHEGHAEKADVEKVFKAALA
- a CDS encoding M23 family metallopeptidase, yielding MKKFMLALLLAFGFAPAASAARMRLTVPEEAPIGQPFFLEMRANESIGDVTVKWRGQQFILTPRHNAVRTILGVPNDAKLAGSTLSVQVEFSCGAKGRVRAERKIKVVGYRYPKQVLTVAPKMVTPPQSELSRIAKERQLVRKALATRSKGGVLPRRYARPVPGIPTALFGGFRVYNGVPRGGHGGLDLRAAVGTPVAAIADGTVVLEGSHYFSGGAVYVDHGGGVLSVYFHLSKNLVKAGQKVKAGDALALSGATGRVTGPHLHLGLFSGGVALDPLPLLDGSKLPKGVEVLYEF